Proteins co-encoded in one Anopheles moucheti chromosome X, idAnoMoucSN_F20_07, whole genome shotgun sequence genomic window:
- the LOC128307124 gene encoding uncharacterized protein LOC128307124 isoform X1, translating into MRKTWVKRDNIYYKPFYKQKLKLTLIGVIAMGILFFIYQLVYISQLLPLESMPAGQKTRPLKANSNDNPITSLELAGRNDADRSEHAHRKPHQDQGSAIRNETNNNKSIIWNNTQFAYIEKIGNYERKILRGIRLIDLDHYNEKPGMLKFRCLSSHKEIPWEWVNDDYCDCPDDGSDEPSTSACPRGRFYCRFQKRHKTGRGKDIYVSSGWVNDGVCDCCDGSDEWLTRMKPKSDCPNLCKTDYFL; encoded by the exons ATGCGTAAAACATGGGTTAAACGAGACAACATTTACTATAAACCTTTCTACAAGCAAAAGCTCAAACTTACCTTGATTGGCGTAATTGCGATGGGCATCCTGTTTTTTATATATCAGCTTGTGTACATCAGTCAGTTGCTACCGCTGGAATCGATGCCAGcgggacagaaaactcgcccgtTAAAGGCAAATAGTAATGATAATCCCATTACTTCGCTAGAACTGGCGGGACGAAATGATGCTGACCGCTCCGAGCATGCACATCGGAAACCACATCAAGATCAGGGAAGCGCCATAAGAAATGAGACGAACAATAACAAATCTATCATTTGGAACAACACACAGTTCGCGTACATAGAGAAAATAGGCAATTATGAACGAAAAATTTTACG CGGCATTCGACTGATCGACCTAGATCACTATAATGAAAAACCGGGAATGTTAAAGTTCCGGTGTTTGAGCTCACACAAAGAAATACCTTGGGAATGGGTGAACGATGACTATTGTGACTGTCCGGATGATGGTAGCGATGAGCCAAGTACAAGTGCGTGTCCACGAGGTCGTTTTTACTGCCGATTCCAGAAACGACATAAAACTGGTCGTGGAAAAGATATTTACGTGTCTAGTGGTTGGGTGAATGATGGCGTTTGTGATTGCTGTGATGGTTCCGACGAGTGGTTGACTCGAATGAAGCCAAAGTCAGATTGCCCGAACCTATGTAAAACCGATTATTTTTTGTGA
- the LOC128307124 gene encoding uncharacterized protein LOC128307124 isoform X2, translating into MRKTWVKRDNIYYKPFYKQKLKLTLIGVIAMGILFFIYQLVYIKLAGRNDADRSEHAHRKPHQDQGSAIRNETNNNKSIIWNNTQFAYIEKIGNYERKILRGIRLIDLDHYNEKPGMLKFRCLSSHKEIPWEWVNDDYCDCPDDGSDEPSTSACPRGRFYCRFQKRHKTGRGKDIYVSSGWVNDGVCDCCDGSDEWLTRMKPKSDCPNLCKTDYFL; encoded by the exons ATGCGTAAAACATGGGTTAAACGAGACAACATTTACTATAAACCTTTCTACAAGCAAAAGCTCAAACTTACCTTGATTGGCGTAATTGCGATGGGCATCCTGTTTTTTATATATCAGCTTGTGTACATCA AACTGGCGGGACGAAATGATGCTGACCGCTCCGAGCATGCACATCGGAAACCACATCAAGATCAGGGAAGCGCCATAAGAAATGAGACGAACAATAACAAATCTATCATTTGGAACAACACACAGTTCGCGTACATAGAGAAAATAGGCAATTATGAACGAAAAATTTTACG CGGCATTCGACTGATCGACCTAGATCACTATAATGAAAAACCGGGAATGTTAAAGTTCCGGTGTTTGAGCTCACACAAAGAAATACCTTGGGAATGGGTGAACGATGACTATTGTGACTGTCCGGATGATGGTAGCGATGAGCCAAGTACAAGTGCGTGTCCACGAGGTCGTTTTTACTGCCGATTCCAGAAACGACATAAAACTGGTCGTGGAAAAGATATTTACGTGTCTAGTGGTTGGGTGAATGATGGCGTTTGTGATTGCTGTGATGGTTCCGACGAGTGGTTGACTCGAATGAAGCCAAAGTCAGATTGCCCGAACCTATGTAAAACCGATTATTTTTTGTGA